From Passer domesticus isolate bPasDom1 chromosome 8, bPasDom1.hap1, whole genome shotgun sequence, a single genomic window includes:
- the LOC135306025 gene encoding olfactory receptor 14J1-like, producing MPNSSSISHFLLLALADMRQLQLLHFCLLLGISLAALLGNGLIISAVACGHHLHTPMFFFLLNLALSDLGSICTTVPKAMHNSLWDTTTISYTGCAAQLFFLYFFLSAEYSLLTIMCYGRYVSICKPLHYGTLLGSRACAHMAAAAWASAFLYSLLHTANTFSLPLCHGNALGQFFCEIPQILKLSCSKSYLRELGLIAISACLVFGCFVFIVFSYVQIFRAVLRIPSEQGRHKAFSTCLPHLAVVSLFVSTVIFAHLKPPSISSPSLDLSVSVLYLVVSPALNPLIYSLRNQEIKDALRKMMTVSFQKH from the coding sequence cttctgcctcttgctgggcatctccctggctgccctcctgggcaacggcctcatcatcagtgccgtagcctgcggccaccacctgcacacgcccatgttcttcttcctactcaacctggccctcagcgacctgggctccatctgcaccactgtccccaaagccatgcacaattctctctgggacaccacaaccatctcctacacaggatgtgctgctcagctcttttttttgtatttcttcctgtcagcagagtattccctcctgaccatcatgtgctacggccgctacgtgtccatctgcaaacccctgcactacgggaccctcctgggcagcagagcttgtgcccacatggcagcagctgcctgggccagtgcctttctctattcactgctgcacacagccaatacattttccctgcccctgtgccatggcaatgctctgggccagttcttctgtgaaatcccccagatcctcaagctctcctgctccaaatcctacctcagggaacttgggctcatTGCAATTAGTGCCTGTTTGgtatttggctgttttgtgttcattgttttctcctatgtgcagatcttcagggctgtgctgaggatcccctctgagcagggacggcacaaagccttttccacctgcctccctcacctggctgtggtctctctgtttgTCAGCACTGTTATCTTTGCtcacctgaagcccccctccatctcgtccccatccctggatctctcAGTCTCTGTTCTGTACTTGGTGGTGTCTCCAGCCCtcaaccccctcatctacagcctgaggaaccaggagatCAAGGATGCCCTGAGGAAAATGATGACtgtatcttttcagaaacattaa